The Ignavibacteriales bacterium nucleotide sequence TAATCATTGGACCATTATTCGGTGGTGGATTGTTTTTATCAATCTTTTCTACAGCGGGAATAATTTCGGCTCTCTTCGAAAAAGGAAACATCGACCTGTTTTTATCTAAACCAATTTCCCGTGCACAGCTTTTACTTGGCAAATATTTTGGTGGAATCCTGATTGTCTTTTTAAATATTGCATATGTTATTATTGGAATCTGGTTTTTAGTCGGACTAAAATTTTCCAACTGGGACCCGGCTTTTTTGTACTCAATTCTTACAATAACCTTTGCCTTTGCCGTTATTTATTCCTTAATAATTTTTGCTGCTGTACTTACAAAAAGTTCTGTACTTTCAATGGTTTCTTCATATGTTATATTTTTTATTCTCAGTCCTCTACTAATGGGTAGAGAGTTCTTTTTTGAAATAACGCATAGTACATTTTTAAAATCCGTTTTAGACTTTATGTACTATATCATTCCTCTAACTTCGCCTTTGGGAACGATATCCACTTTTCTGGCAATAAATGGGACAATTAATTCATATG carries:
- a CDS encoding ABC transporter permease subunit, which produces MRNIYQITIFTLREALARKIFIIFSIVSTLVLIGFAIGFAMFDLQSFMNIRIGKGNEQQLLSQVVGMVRSVIIGPLFGGGLFLSIFSTAGIISALFEKGNIDLFLSKPISRAQLLLGKYFGGILIVFLNIAYVIIGIWFLVGLKFSNWDPAFLYSILTITFAFAVIYSLIIFAAVLTKSSVLSMVSSYVIFFILSPLLMGREFFFEITHSTFLKSVLDFMYYIIPLTSPLGTISTFLAINGTINSYEPIIISFVQLILILAASITVFNKKDY